In a single window of the Elusimicrobiota bacterium genome:
- a CDS encoding class I SAM-dependent methyltransferase — translation MLNEIEQKTTEIYKEYYNRKGKDRNDLLKNPEVLFQILALDRSIIQAIASTKLEPQTVKVLDVGCGNGASILNLLKLGFSPSNLYGVDILEDSIVKAKDRFPNISWTHGDAGCLKFEDDFFDCVMESTMFLQMTDDDLSDKVAKEMVRVTKKGGYIMLIDWRYSHPFNKTYKGLSKKRIANLFGVGSETSVFKVYRGALVPPVGRFISKNIPSFYFILQKLFPFLVGQMVTILRKN, via the coding sequence ATGTTAAATGAGATTGAACAAAAAACAACCGAGATTTACAAAGAGTACTATAACAGAAAAGGGAAAGACAGAAATGACCTATTAAAAAATCCGGAAGTTTTGTTTCAGATACTCGCCCTTGACAGGTCAATAATTCAAGCCATAGCATCAACAAAACTTGAGCCACAAACTGTAAAGGTTTTAGATGTTGGCTGTGGTAATGGAGCGAGTATCCTTAATCTTCTTAAGTTGGGTTTTTCACCTTCAAATCTCTACGGTGTGGACATTCTTGAAGATAGTATTGTGAAGGCAAAAGATAGATTTCCCAATATCAGTTGGACGCATGGCGATGCCGGTTGCCTGAAATTTGAAGATGACTTTTTTGATTGCGTTATGGAGTCAACAATGTTTCTTCAAATGACGGATGATGATTTGTCTGATAAAGTAGCGAAAGAAATGGTAAGGGTTACTAAAAAAGGGGGTTACATCATGCTAATTGATTGGAGATATTCTCACCCGTTTAACAAAACATATAAGGGTTTATCAAAAAAGAGAATTGCCAATCTTTTTGGTGTCGGTTCCGAAACATCAGTTTTTAAGGTTTACAGAGGTGCGTTAGTGCCGCCGGTTGGGCGGTTCATTTCCAAAAATATTCCGAGTTTTTATTTTATTCTGCAAAAATTATTCCCTTTTTTAGTAGGTCAGATGGTTACAATTTTAAGGAAAAATTGA
- a CDS encoding sugar transferase, translating into MKRLFDIIFSFLGLLILSPLFLLVGILIKKEDRGPVFYRGVRVGRHGVTFRMFKFRTMVVDADKIGASSTADDDPRLLKVSKFLRKYKLDELPQLINVLKGEMSFVGPRPEVPFYVDMFSDDEKKILTVKPGITDWASLWDSDEGAILAGSLDPEKAYQEKIWPEKKRLQLKYVKKHSFWIDSVIIFKTIFKVLNR; encoded by the coding sequence ATGAAAAGATTGTTTGATATTATTTTTTCGTTTTTAGGACTTCTGATTCTGTCGCCGCTTTTTTTGCTTGTGGGTATTTTAATAAAAAAAGAAGACAGGGGACCGGTATTTTATCGTGGAGTCAGGGTTGGTAGACATGGGGTAACATTTAGGATGTTTAAATTCAGAACTATGGTTGTAGATGCGGATAAAATCGGTGCTTCGTCTACTGCTGATGATGACCCACGGTTACTTAAAGTCAGTAAATTTTTAAGAAAATATAAACTTGACGAACTGCCTCAGTTGATAAATGTCTTAAAAGGCGAGATGAGTTTTGTAGGACCCCGTCCCGAGGTGCCTTTTTATGTAGATATGTTCAGCGACGACGAAAAAAAGATTTTAACTGTGAAGCCCGGTATTACTGATTGGGCATCTTTATGGGATTCTGATGAAGGTGCGATTTTAGCCGGAAGTTTAGACCCTGAAAAAGCATATCAGGAAAAAATCTGGCCTGAAAAAAAACGGCTTCAGTTAAAATATGTTAAAAAACACTCTTTCTGGATTGATTCAGTGATAATTTTTAAGACGATTTTTAAGGTGCTGAATAGATGA
- a CDS encoding glycosyltransferase has translation MQSFVSVVSVIIPCRNEEKFIGKCLDSIIVQDYPKDNLEVLVVDGLSDDETKKIVKNYSEKYSFIKLLENLKKITPCALNIGIKNAKGEIIIRMDAHAAYEKDYISKCIKYLHEYNADNVGGRMVTSPQNDTFIGRAIINVLTSRFGVGNSDFRTGANQPKETDTVFGGCYKREIFDKIGYFNENLSSSQDMEFNIRLKKSGGKIMLFPDIISYYYTRSDFKSFCKNNFRNGVWAIYPMKFTEHIPVRLRHFIPLVFVASLFGSLILSFFSTVFIYLFLIIILAYILANLYFSAKIAIQEKNFRYFLVLPIIFAALHIAYGFGSIVGLGKVLVSKNFWLICVKKAKVN, from the coding sequence ATGCAATCATTTGTTTCAGTCGTTTCAGTTATTATTCCCTGTCGGAATGAAGAAAAGTTCATTGGTAAATGTCTTGATTCTATTATTGTTCAGGATTATCCAAAAGATAATCTTGAGGTTTTAGTTGTTGATGGGCTGAGTGATGATGAGACCAAGAAAATAGTTAAAAATTACAGTGAAAAATATTCATTCATCAAACTTTTGGAGAATCTGAAAAAAATCACTCCTTGTGCATTAAATATTGGTATTAAAAATGCTAAAGGTGAAATTATTATAAGAATGGATGCGCATGCTGCTTATGAAAAAGATTATATTTCAAAATGTATAAAATATTTGCATGAATATAATGCAGACAATGTTGGTGGGAGAATGGTAACTTCACCACAGAATGATACTTTTATTGGTAGAGCGATTATAAATGTTTTAACAAGTCGTTTTGGGGTTGGAAATTCAGATTTCAGGACAGGTGCAAACCAACCGAAAGAAACGGATACTGTATTTGGTGGCTGTTACAAAAGAGAAATTTTTGACAAAATTGGATATTTCAACGAGAATCTTTCTAGTAGTCAGGATATGGAATTCAATATCCGGCTAAAAAAAAGTGGTGGTAAGATAATGTTGTTTCCAGATATAATCTCTTATTATTATACCCGCTCGGATTTTAAATCATTCTGTAAAAATAATTTCAGAAATGGTGTGTGGGCTATATATCCGATGAAATTTACTGAGCACATACCTGTTAGATTGAGGCATTTTATTCCTTTGGTTTTTGTAGCTAGTTTGTTCGGAAGTTTGATTTTATCATTTTTTAGCACAGTATTTATTTATCTTTTTTTAATAATAATTTTGGCTTATATATTGGCAAATTTATATTTTTCTGCTAAAATAGCAATTCAAGAAAAAAATTTCAGATATTTTTTGGTCTTACCAATTATTTTTGCGGCACTTCATATTGCTTATGGCTTTGGTTCAATTGTTGGTTTAGGGAAAGTTTTGGTTTCTAAAAATTTTTGGCTGATATGCGTTAAAAAAGCAAAGGTGAATTGA